Genomic DNA from Actinomycetota bacterium:
AACGGAGTTACCGATAGTGACCAGCGGCACAATGCCGAGTCGCGCCCACGAGGCACCCCATTCGACAGGTACGACCCTGTGCCGATTTTGTCGATCCTCCCGTATGCACTCTATGGTCGATCTCGGCATGTCTCCACTCTGTGAGAGCTACCTGACGATCGATCAACTCGATCAGATGGAGCCGTTCTACCCACTTCATGTGGTTGTCTGCTCCGAGTGCTTCCTGGCTCAGATCCCGGCATACGTTCCGGCCGAGAACATCTTCACGGAGTACGCGTACTTCTCCTCCTACTCGTCCTCCTGGGTCGAGCATGCCCGCCGATACAGCGAGCGTATGCGTGCGGAACTCCGTCTCGGCCCAGAGAGCCTAGTCCTGGAATTGGCCAGCAACGACGGCTACCTCCTCCAGCACTTCGTGAACTACGGGGTGCCGGTACTGGGAATCGAACCCGCGGTGAATGTCGCACGTGCGGCCGAGACCAGGGGTGTCCCAACGCTCACCGAATTCTTCGGAACGGAATTGGCGTACAGACTGGCTGCCGAAGGCAGGCAGGCCGATCTCATCACCGCCAACAACGTGCTCGCACAGGTGCCGGACCTGAACGACTTCGTCGCCGGGATCAAGCTGGTCCTGAAGCCGAGCGGCGTGGCCACGGTCGAGTTCCCTCACCTGAAGCGGCTCATCGAGGGAAATCAGTTC
This window encodes:
- a CDS encoding class I SAM-dependent methyltransferase, with amino-acid sequence MVDLGMSPLCESYLTIDQLDQMEPFYPLHVVVCSECFLAQIPAYVPAENIFTEYAYFSSYSSSWVEHARRYSERMRAELRLGPESLVLELASNDGYLLQHFVNYGVPVLGIEPAVNVARAAETRGVPTLTEFFGTELAYRLAAEGRQADLITANNVLAQVPDLNDFVAGIKLVLKPSGVATVEFPHLKRLIEGNQFDTIYHEHFSYFSLLTAIRIFQAHGLTVFDVEELPTHGGSLRLYAGHVERVGRAIRGRVTELLARERAAGMEEMSYYSSFGRRVEDVKHSLLELLIAARREGRPVAGYGAPGKGNTLLNFCGIRTDLVTYTVDRNPYKQGRFLPGTHIPIHHPDRIAETRPDYVLILPWNLRSEIVDQLVYVR